A window of Rhododendron vialii isolate Sample 1 chromosome 11a, ASM3025357v1 contains these coding sequences:
- the LOC131306759 gene encoding uncharacterized protein LOC131306759 encodes MVAALNRFISKSSDKCYAFFHALKGKSRRNFEWTMDCDSALTELKEYLSSVPILLKPKEYETLYLYLAVSAHAVSSALVRRVGTDDLPIYFTSKTLLLVQTRYLPLEKLALALVSAARKLFPYFQSYTITILTEHPLKSLFRKADLSNRVSKWAVELANFDICFEPRTAIKGQILADFIVELTLEDTKTLNTPAPQPITKLTKVLMPWKLFQGDSCSLSIDFPAINNEAEYEALLAGLLSAVAMKINHEDNAHADALAGLALASTASKFRTINFGSIDHPSFDTTPKVLNVELAPSWMDKIIAFLKHDTLPVDKMEAYCIKNKVAYYWFSESGQLYRKSFSGPYLLVVHPTQLPTAPGGFKFLITATDYFSKWVEAEPLPTITEADVRRFVWRNIVTRFGVPYAIVSDNRSQFVSKDLTSLCVEFSIRFFNSTSAYPQGNGQAEATNKTVCAGIKRRLHSKRGKWVEELPHVLWAYHSTPRRSTGQTPFSMAFGMEAVIPLKSRFPILRIENFDPKTNDEAVEQELILA; translated from the exons ATGGTAGCGGCTCTGAACCGGTttatcagcaaatcctcagacaaatgctacgcattcttccatgccttgaaAGGCAAGAGTCGACGCAATTTTGAATGGACCATGGATTGCGACTCCGCCTTGACCGAACTCAAAGAATACTTAAGCTCGGTCCCTATACTCTTGAAACCAAAGGAGTACGAGACCTTGTATCTATACCTTGCCGTCTCCGCCCACGCAGTCAGTTCAGCATTGGTACGGCGAGTTGGCACAGACGACTTGCccatctacttcacaagcaaaACACTCCTCCTAGTGCAAACACGATATCTACCACTTGAGAAATTGGCACTCGCTCTCGTCTCGGCAGCCAGGAAACTCTTCCCCTACTTCCAATCCTACACCATAACTATCTTAACAGAGCACCCTCTAAAAAGCCTCTTCCGCAAGGCTGATCTCTCCAACCGGGTCTCCAAATGGGCAGTCGAATTAGCAAACTTCGACATCTGTTTCGAGCCACGAACGGCGATAAAAGGTCAAATTCTTGCCGACTTCATCGTAGAATTAACACTGGAAGATACGAAAACTCTCAACACCCCTGCTCCTCAACCtatcacaaaattaacaaaagtaCTAATGCCTTGGAAACTCTTTCAAGGCGACAGCTG CTCTCTAAGTATCGACTTCCCCGCCATCAATAATGAAGCTGAATACGAAGCCCTCCTTGCTGGCTTACTCTCCGCAGTTGCGATGAAA atcaaccaCGAAGACAACGCGCATGCAGACGCACTCGCTGGCCTTGCCTTAGCTTCTACGGCCTCCAAATTCAGGACTATTAACTTCGGAAGTATCGACCACCCAAgctttgacaccactccaaaggtCCTCAACGTCGAACTCGCTCCAAGCTGGATGGACAAGATCATTGCATTTCTCAAGCATGACACTTTACCAGTAGACAAAATGGAAGCTTACTGCATCAAGAACAAAGTTGCTTACTACTGGTTCTCCGAAAGTggccaactctacaggaaatcTTTCTCGGGCCCTTATCTCCTCGTTGTCCACCCAACCCAG CTACCAACGGCCCCTGGAGGCTTCAAATTTCTGATCACGGCAACGGAttacttctcaaaatgggtagaagctgAACCTCTGCCAACAATCACCGAAGCCGACGTAAGAAGATTCGTCTGGAGAAACATCGTCACTAGATTCGGTGTTCCCTACGCCATTGTCTCAGACAACAGAAGCCAATTCGTCAGCAAAGACTTAACCAGTCTCTGTGTCGAATTTAGCATACGCTTCTTTAACTCTACTTCAGCTTACCCccaaggaaatggccaagctGAGGCCACAAACAAGACCGTCTGTGCCGGGATCAAGCGTCGGCTAcactccaagagaggaaaatgggttGAGGAACTGCCACATGTTCTTTGGGCCTACCACTCTACCCCGAGGCGCTCAACAGGCCAAACGCCCTTCTCAATGGCGTTCGGCATGGAGGCCGTAATCCCACTAAAGTCCAGGTTCCCCATTCTGAGAATAGAGAACTTcgatccaaagactaatgaCGAAGCCGTGGAACAGGAACTGATCTTGGCATAA